The sequence TGATCACTCACCTAGCTTTGTAAGCTATTAATTGTGTCAGACTGAGGACTTTATCCCCCTCACTTCCAGACAGGCCCTGAGCAAGAATCTCTACCCCTGAGTTCCTACTCGGAGCAGTAGGATTTGCAAATATTGGgaggaattaaaaaaatctgtactaATCTAAACTTCATCAttcacttcacacacacacacacacacacacacacccaggtaGTGAGAAGAacacacaaaagagaaagcaagggagGGATTGAACATGACTACTCTGTTGGAAATTAGATAATAAGTTCAAGAGACTAATGAAAATGAAGCAGTTTTTAATATACAATTCTGTGtagagaaaagacaaaattgGTTCTCTGTGTAGGCTTGTCTAAcccggaactcactctagacAAGACTTGCCTCAAACTCCACCTGACTTTGCCTCGAGATCTGtcttcctttgcctcctgagtgctgggattaaaggcaaggctGCTGACATCAACCACTGGCtaagactttattatttaaaaaaaaaaaaaattcagctttttctttctttttaaaaaatacttattttttatgtgagtgctctgtctgcatgtacacctgcatgccagaagagggcatcagataaaattacagatctttgtgagccaccatgtaactGCTGGGTATtgaatcaggtcctctggaagggcagcccactactcctaaccgctgagccacctcaccagaccAAGACTGGTTTTTAAAGTGCCTCTTATCAGGAGAATCTCCTGTTCAGGCCTTGCCCTCTTCCCAAACTCCCCATCCTAAAAATTGAGGGCAGAGCTTTAAGCAATGAATAATGAGACTTAGACTGCTCCCTTCTCTGTGCTCAGTAATGCAGCAGATTGCCTGTAACTTTCCATCTCTCAGAATTCTGAGATAAAGCCTGTGCCAGCTAGCTCCTGCATAATTTTGATAAGTGCTTCTGACACTGAAAATGGACcctaatttatttattacactGGTGAGTACGGCTACTGGGAAGCAGCTTTGTTCCTTCAGAGCTAACCTCTCCATCCTTTGTAGACTACTTGGCACACTTCACTTAACAAACCATCTTCTTCCAATTTGTTTTTGATCAAATGACACCTTCAATGAAGTCTAAAATACCAGTCGCCATTAACCTCTTTAAAACTTACCTGTTCTGCATTTTCTTCCTGGGACATCTACCATCCGACATCCCACACCTTCGTCTCACCAGCTGGAAGAAATTTCCATGGGGATAATTTCCTAAGCTTCATTACCCAGGCCTATCCTCAAAAACGTACTGTGAACACTGGACCGAGTTCACCAGTGCGGGACTTGAAAGTCTACTTTTAACagatgacagagaaagaaaaatttaagaatcCTGTCATTTGTTGAAGGTTAACTAGACCTGTCAAGTGTGAGGCTGTTCtaaaaactgggcatgatggtggaCGTCCCAAATATCTTTGGCCTAGGATGCAGTTGCACAAGCCTTAATGTCAGTACtccgggggcagaggcaggtggagcagcttgatctacaatgtgagttcattaaaaaaacaaaacaaacaaaacacaaaaccaagcactgtttaaagaaaaaaaccaaggaAACCGTTTCAAAATCCAAACGGActcctagaaaaacaaaaaaccgttAAACGTATTTGAATACTTGCGCCTCACCCAGACAAACATGTTGACACTGGATGGCAGATCATGTAATTAGTGGGAATCAGCTCTTAAGAGCCTGACTACTGTACCCTAAGTTAGATAAAAAGGTTGTCTGCCATTTTCAAGTCAATTTTTAGGTTTACATGCAACAGCTTCTTTCTTAGACTGTATGTGTGGCTCTGAAAAGAGCCTTTGGGGGAGAGGACTACCTAAAGCTGCTCATTTGGCCTTGTGGTGGCTCTCGGTCTTCTTGGGCAGCAGCACCGCCTGGATGTTGGGCAGGACGCCGCCCTGCGCGATGGTGACGCGGCCCAGCAGCTTGTTGAGCTCCTCGTCGTTGCGGATGGCCAGCTGCAGGTGGCGCGGGATGATGCGCGTCTTCTTGTTGTCGCGGGCCGCGTTGCCCGCCAGCTCCAGGATCTCGGCCGTCAGGTACTCCAGCACGGCCGCCAGGTAGACCGGGGCGCCGGCGCCCACCCGCTCCGAGTAGTTGCCCTTGCGGAGCAGCCGGTGCACGCGGCCCACGGGGAACTGCAGGCCGGCCCGGGACGAGCGGGTCTTGGCCTTGGCGCGAGCCTTGCCGCCCTGCTTGCCGCGTCCAGACATAGTGAACACCTTGAACAACTGAAGGTTACGGGACAAAACCAAGCCAACCCCTTTGGCTTTTATAGTCAAGCCACGGCGCGAAAAAGGAGACGCGTCATTGGTTGATAGACTGAGTTCATTGTAACCAATAGAAACGCAGCTTGGGGATGTTTTTGAATTCTTATTGGGTAACAACAGACTCAGCCTTTTCTGAGTGACCACTAACAAGACACAGGGCACTTCACTCTATTTGCATACGAAGCTCTAGATAAGGAGTACGCACGTGTGGCTTGCCTTGGATTTTCCGTTGGCGTTTCGTTCCTTTTGTTGTCCATCATGCCTGAGCCCGCGAAGTCTGCTCCCGCCCCGAAGAAGGGTTCCAAGAAGGCCGTGACCAAGGCCCAGAAGAAGGACGGCAAGAAGCGCAAGCGCAGCCGCAAGGAGAGCTACTCGGTGTACGTGTACAAGGTGCTGAAGCAGGTGCACCCCGACACGGGCATCTCGTCCAAGGCCATGGGCATCATGAACTCGTTCGTCAACGACATCTTCGAGCGCATCGCGGGCGAGGCGTCGCGCCTGGCGCACTACAACAAGCGCTCGACCATCACGTCCCGGGAGATCCAGACGGCCGTGCGTCTGCTGCTGCCCGGGGAGCTGGCCAAGCACGCCGTGTCCGAGGGCACCAAGGCTGTCACCAAGTACACCAGCGCCAAGTAAACTTTCCGGGCGAGTGTTAACACCCAAAGGCTCTTTTAAGAGCCACCAAGTTGTCCGTATTAGAGCTGCAAACACGAACAAGTTCTAGAGTAAGGCTCTTGAACTGTTCTACACGGAGGTCCCGGTACCAGGTGTAGAGCATAAGTACCTAAGGATGATGCCAAGAACCTGTCTCATTGGGGCAGCCCAGTTTTGTGTCCTGAGAAGCCACAAAGACTCAGTTTAAAAGTAATATGAACTTTGGGCGAAAGGAAGTACTAGAGCTTTAAGCGGTATTGTTTCCTGGCCTAGTTAGTTATTTCGAAGTAGAGGCCAAGGCTGAAGGTGTAAATTGAGCTGTTAAGAGTGCTTGACATGCAGGAAAACCTGGGCTTAATCCCCATCACTGCGTAAACCTGGCCTGGTGGGTGGGACACATCTGTAATGTTAGTGTTCTGGTAGTGGAAGTAGGATCGGAATTTCAAGGTCACGCGATgctggtggcgcaggcctttaatcaaggccagcctgggctaccaagtgagtttcaggaaaggcgcaaagctacacaggaggGTCTCGTGATAAAACCGAGGCTagtttctgaaggaaaacaatttaaaagggtcgctggtggttcacacctttaatcccagcattggcgAGGCtcaggcaggtagatctgagttcaaggccagcctgggctacacagcgaaaccctgagtccggaaaacaaaaccaaaaatgatttaattacgaaaatatgtatacatttttttgCCATTCGGTTTTCTAAGGTTTGAGGGTACAGCTACTGAGCGTACAGAATGAACTGATACCTGGTCAGACTGGAAAATTTCAACATACAGAACTTGTTTTTTATTCATCCAAGTCTTTACTAGAGGTTTGCCTGTTacgttaattttttttttttggttttttgagacagggtttctttgtgtagctttgcacctttcctggaactcacttggtagcccaggctggcctggaactcacagagatccgccttcctctgcctcccgagtgctgggattaaaggcctgcgcaaCCAACGCCCAGcatgttaatattttttaaaacatatcaaaTGATTTTTAACACTTACTGAGTGCTTATCAACATGCCAGGTACATATATATACTTGTATTATATGAACCCATTTAATCTTTACACCGGCCTGTGAGGTAGATATtactatgtatatttttttttaatgccagaaGCAATCTAGAAGGatataaaggaaattattttcaattaaaagagcaaaggcagaggcagttggagaAGAGATCTATCCCAAGTAAGCGGTGATGATGTTTCCCAACCAGTACAAatttctcttctctgccccttcaCTTTTAATGATAGCAAAGTCTTTCTAACCCTTAAGCAGATCTCAAGTAGGTGATGGGACAAAACAGCAGTTCAGTACAACGGCCTATTTCAGTTTCATGGAAAGGAATGAGAAACCTAAGAGAATTACTTTTATGTTTCTGCAATAAGCATTCTAGCTTTCCACTAtacagaatctttttttaaaaagacagattcTTGCTATGTAGCGCTGACTGACCTGGCATTCATTGTGTAGCAAACTCTAGGCTCCTgcctcagtcatttgagattttgGATTATAAACCTGTGCCACCTCGTCCAGCATCTGATACAAAGGACTTTTTTTTAGAATGATGATGAATTTCACCTTCAGGTTTATTTGATTAGTATTGGATTAAGCGTTTAGCTTCTGAATTCTTAATGGGATACCGCTGTTTATTCACTCTAGGTTGGCGAGGCAGTTTTTGAAAATATATCATCTTGATTTTACGAAGTTTATTtggttctctggagctgtgaaaagacactgtcTTGATAGAAAACCTGGGTGGAGTTAGGTCTTAGCTTTTAGGCCACCACTTTTCCCTTTCATTTGGATCCCATTTTGTTCCTCTGGAGAGAACAGAATAACAGCTGGAATGAATCGTTAATATCCATGTTCTTTCATAGACAGCAAAACTGCTGCACAGACAGACCTTAAATAattctgcatatatatattatatatacttttatgtatataatatttccTTCCTCTTCAGCCATATATTAGTCCCACTTAACTTTGGCTAAAATgagattttaattgtattttataatcAAATTATTAAAAAGTTGAATTTGCTAGACCGGCCTCCCCTAAAAGAATTCATTTTGtaaactgggtggtggtagcaaatgcctttaatcccagcatttgggagacaggggcgggtggatctctgaggtccgggctagcctggtctacagagtgagtttcaggacagccagggctgcacagagaaaccctgtctctgggggaAATCAATTCATTTTGTAACAAGCAGTTTATACCTTAGGATAACTGTGGCTgtgctctggcttcctcaggtaaCATTTGGACCGGCCAGTCACCTTCAGCCTTCATCCTGTGCAGTTTCACTTCAAATGCTCTAATGGCAGCCGACTACAGGATGTTTGAAGCTATTTGGAATTTTATTGCTCCACAC is a genomic window of Peromyscus maniculatus bairdii isolate BWxNUB_F1_BW_parent chromosome 5, HU_Pman_BW_mat_3.1, whole genome shotgun sequence containing:
- the LOC102928637 gene encoding histone H2A type 1-H is translated as MSGRGKQGGKARAKAKTRSSRAGLQFPVGRVHRLLRKGNYSERVGAGAPVYLAAVLEYLTAEILELAGNAARDNKKTRIIPRHLQLAIRNDEELNKLLGRVTIAQGGVLPNIQAVLLPKKTESHHKAK
- the LOC102928348 gene encoding histone H2B type 1-K, whose product is MPEPAKSAPAPKKGSKKAVTKAQKKDGKKRKRSRKESYSVYVYKVLKQVHPDTGISSKAMGIMNSFVNDIFERIAGEASRLAHYNKRSTITSREIQTAVRLLLPGELAKHAVSEGTKAVTKYTSAK